In Fusarium fujikuroi IMI 58289 draft genome, chromosome FFUJ_chr02, the genomic stretch TTGAATCTACTTGGAGTCGAAACAAAGACCGTGCTATACCGACTCTTGGTTGATGTTCTCTGGTTGGAAGATTCATCGAGCGTTTCTCTTCTAGCTTGCTTCTGTTTGCTGCAAGTCATCGTCCACTTGCATCATCGCTCATCCATTCATCACCAGCCACAACATTCACTTCTCTCTGCTTCAGTCTCACCCTTATGACGGATGTTTCTGAAACACATAGACCTTACTACAGCTCTACGGCCCTCGTATCTTCCAGATGAGGTGCTCCTATTTGTTCAGGACAACGTAGGCTTGTATGAGGGGTaggttgttcttggccacTCAAGTTGAGGCTCTGATATTAACACGATGATAGTAAATTTAAGCTGCCCAATCAACAAAATGGGCAGGTTTATTTAACCTCACATCGTGTCTGCTATGTGGATAAGCAGGAGCCTCGTACACACTCTGTTGCTCTGGATCTGAAAGATGTCGAACGTTACGAATTCTATGCTGGCTTTCTGAAGTCATCGGCCAAGGTGACTCTGGTACCAAAGCCTCCAAAGCGATCATCGTATCACAGCCGTGCTCTGTCGAACGCATCAAGCTCACAAAGAAATCTATCTGGATCACCAGGGATTTCTGAGTCTGCTTATAGAGCACCCCCTGAGCCTCCAGCTGTGACAAGCGCAACATGGGTCTGCACTATATGCAGTTTCTCAAATCCGGTCCTCTCGAACTTTGATCCTACTTCGGCAAACGCCCATACACCTCTACCGCCATGTTTAGCATGCGGTATCAAGCCGACCTTATCACATGTTCTCAAAGCCGCAATCTCTGGTGCGAGCAAtcgctcagcagcctcaccaGCTTTGAATGCACCTCTCCCATTACGGCCTGCCCACTCTGGCACTCGACCTCTATCTGAGAATCTCGACCAAAattcagcctcaagcttACCCGATGCTACCAACGGTTCAAACTCAACTGCATCTTTCCAATGTCCTCGCTGTACCTTCTCAAATCATCCTTCTTTGATGACTTGCGAGATGTGTGGTGGGCCCTTGATTTCACAGAATGTCCCATCATCTATCCAGCAAAGCTCCACAGCCGAGACCATAAGGACTGACTCTCCAGGTCCTGTACTGGACCCCTCCAAAATCACTAAGAATGGAAGTGATGCTCCTGAGAGTGTCAAAATTTCTTTCCGAAGAGGTGGCGAGAAGATATTTTATGAGCGACTCAAGGGCTCTATGACACAACGCAAATGGCTGCTCAGAGATGCGCCTCCTGTTCCAAATAGCCGAGCTGCGGATGACGGATCTAAAGACACACCGACCGGCACTCCTGGAGGGCGGCAGAAGGGGGTTGGTATTGCTGGTCTGGAGCAACTTGGCTTGAACATGCGCAAGAACAATGAATTGCTAATAGGCAGTGCTTTCGAGGATCTGGAGGCTCTTATGTCATCTGCTAAAGAGGTCATCGCGCTTGCAGAGCGATTCGCACGACAAACACATAACGGGCAAGGAAACGCGTCTGCTGAAGAGAATGCCATCTTGGCGGAATCGGCCAGCCAACTTGGCCTGGTCACGACAAAGGACATTGTTGGTGGCGGGAGTTCTGAATCACTGTATCTGTCAGAGCTCGCCAGGAACTTGGCTGAGTTTCTCACCGATGACTCGAGAGGAGTCCTCAAGAAAGCAGGCGGTATCATAACGCTCGTCGATCTCTGGGCTATGTTCAACAGGGCCCGAGGCGGTGTCGAGCTCGTCAGTCCAGCAGACTTCGAGAAGGCTGCCAGGCTCTGGAGCAAGCTTAAACTGCCCGTTCGTCTGCGCACCTTCCGCAGTGGTGTCATGGTTGTCCAGGCTCGTGATCGTACCGACGGCACCACAGTCAGGGCCATACTTGCGTGGCTCCGCGATCTTCATGAGTTTCCTCCTGAGCGCGAAGTGCCTTGGGACTGGCAAGAGTTTGGCAGGGGAGTTACAGCCCAAGAAGCT encodes the following:
- a CDS encoding related to VPS36 protein, involved in vacuolar protein sorting, producing MFLKHIDLTTALRPSYLPDEVLLFVQDNVGLYEGKFKLPNQQNGQVYLTSHRVCYVDKQEPRTHSVALDLKDVERYEFYAGFLKSSAKVTLVPKPPKRSSYHSRALSNASSSQRNLSGSPGISESAYRAPPEPPAVTSATWVCTICSFSNPVLSNFDPTSANAHTPLPPCLACGIKPTLSHVLKAAISGASNRSAASPALNAPLPLRPAHSGTRPLSENLDQNSASSLPDATNGSNSTASFQCPRCTFSNHPSLMTCEMCGGPLISQNVPSSIQQSSTAETIRTDSPGPVLDPSKITKNGSDAPESVKISFRRGGEKIFYERLKGSMTQRKWLLRDAPPVPNSRAADDGSKDTPTGTPGGRQKGVGIAGLEQLGLNMRKNNELLIGSAFEDLEALMSSAKEVIALAERFARQTHNGQGNASAEENAILAESASQLGLVTTKDIVGGGSSESLYLSELARNLAEFLTDDSRGVLKKAGGIITLVDLWAMFNRARGGVELVSPADFEKAARLWSKLKLPVRLRTFRSGVMVVQARDRTDGTTVRAILAWLRDLHEFPPEREVPWDWQEFGRGVTAQEAAERFGWSLGVAEEELLMAEERGELCREEGLEGLKFWVNYIDPGEHKKHKSQAQKDSDEVMKALKASGLL